A stretch of the Mesorhizobium huakuii genome encodes the following:
- a CDS encoding alpha/beta fold hydrolase: MSSTEVFSDCFYSAPDGLRLHARVYGEANSGHWPVVCLPGLTRNARDFHELALYLSTRSPVARQVVAFDYRGRGQSAHDPDVSHYNVGVEAGDILAGLAALGIEEAAFIGTSRGGLIIHVLGALRPAALKAIVLNDIGPVIAPAGLAHIQSYLERAPKPRTFTEAVDAQRSVHGKDFPMLTDADWTRMVSALYRDTDQGLLPDFDPKLVDTVANIDLSQPLPALWPQFEALAAIPLLTIRGANSRVLSADTMRQMREHHTAMETITVDSQGHAPFLETGNLPADIAAFLDRAER; encoded by the coding sequence ATGTCGAGCACCGAAGTTTTTTCCGACTGCTTCTACAGCGCGCCGGATGGACTGAGACTTCATGCGCGCGTCTATGGCGAAGCGAATTCCGGACACTGGCCGGTCGTCTGCCTGCCTGGCCTGACCCGCAACGCACGGGATTTTCATGAGCTGGCACTGTATCTTTCGACGCGATCTCCGGTAGCGCGCCAGGTGGTTGCCTTCGACTATCGCGGACGCGGACAATCGGCCCACGATCCCGATGTCAGCCACTATAATGTCGGCGTCGAGGCTGGCGACATCCTTGCCGGACTGGCCGCACTCGGCATCGAGGAGGCGGCTTTCATCGGCACCTCACGCGGCGGGTTGATCATCCATGTGCTTGGCGCCTTGCGGCCGGCCGCGCTGAAAGCCATTGTTCTCAACGATATCGGGCCGGTGATCGCGCCGGCCGGTCTCGCCCACATCCAGTCCTATCTCGAACGAGCGCCGAAGCCGAGAACCTTCACCGAGGCGGTGGATGCCCAGCGCAGCGTTCACGGCAAGGATTTTCCCATGCTCACCGACGCCGACTGGACACGGATGGTGTCGGCGCTCTACCGCGACACGGATCAAGGGCTGTTGCCGGATTTTGACCCGAAACTGGTCGACACGGTTGCCAATATCGACCTGTCGCAGCCATTGCCCGCCTTGTGGCCGCAATTCGAGGCACTGGCGGCCATTCCCTTGCTCACCATCCGCGGCGCCAATTCGCGAGTGCTCTCCGCGGACACCATGCGGCAGATGCGTGAGCACCACACGGCGATGGAAACGATCACGGTCGACAGCCAAGGTCACGCGCCATTCCTCGAAACCGGCAACCTGCCCGCCGATATAGCGGCCTTCCTTGATCGGGCTGAGCGCTAA
- a CDS encoding lytic transglycosylase domain-containing protein produces MPTRRPHLFALLGAIAALMPGVAISGSVDARVTSAIPMPSPQDNAQQAPSLSVALLKSGLDALAAGDIPTARGVRDTLPAQSLDQHILAWAIALYGGDKVPSGDIAAAAKMLPNWPGTIALRKNSERALYSENPAPDIVIAAFDGSQPQTFEGVMVLARAYVATNNVKAARSVLSPFWRSTILEAKDETALIKEFGSLIPAADHRFRMDRMFYADRVNSALRVAGLAGAQQFAEAWAAADRGDKNALKQLKAVPASQRSAGYFFAQAEYLRKQEDFAGAAAVVMKAPTDREALVDPDAWWVERRVLSRELVDQGDMKTAYKIVATHATESAANAAEAEFHAGWYALRGLNDPKLAATHFSRIADLAQGPMTLSRAYYWLGRAAEVGGPGNAKDYFGRAATYGTTFYGQLAAERVGRQALNIVYPTPSAADRQNFAGREAVSAIKRLQEAGYDRYAETLYRDLAGQLTSPGELALLAVLAEKQDNHFMALKVGKIAGARGIDVGALSHPLGVIPDSANISGSGKALAYAIARQESEFNVGAVSSAGARGLLQLMPGTAKQLAKKAGLQFSQARLTTDAGYNATLGSAFLGEQLDRFNGSYVLTFAGYNAGPNRASQWVAKYGDPRGKDIDAVVDWIERIPYTETRSYVQRVMENYEVYKMRISGKYDIVGDLVNGRS; encoded by the coding sequence ATGCCGACCCGTCGGCCCCACCTCTTCGCGCTGCTTGGCGCCATCGCCGCGCTGATGCCCGGCGTGGCGATCAGCGGCAGCGTCGATGCGCGGGTCACCTCGGCGATCCCGATGCCGAGCCCGCAGGACAATGCGCAGCAGGCCCCCTCGCTCAGCGTTGCGCTGTTGAAAAGCGGGCTGGATGCACTGGCGGCCGGAGACATTCCTACCGCCCGTGGCGTGCGTGACACGCTTCCCGCTCAATCGCTCGACCAGCATATACTGGCCTGGGCGATCGCGCTTTACGGCGGCGACAAGGTGCCGAGCGGCGACATTGCCGCCGCTGCGAAGATGCTGCCCAACTGGCCGGGCACAATTGCCTTGCGCAAGAACAGCGAGCGGGCGCTCTATAGCGAGAACCCCGCCCCCGACATCGTCATTGCGGCATTCGACGGCAGCCAGCCGCAGACATTCGAAGGCGTCATGGTTCTCGCCCGCGCCTATGTGGCGACGAACAATGTCAAGGCGGCACGCTCGGTGCTGTCGCCGTTCTGGCGCTCCACGATCCTGGAAGCCAAGGACGAGACGGCGCTGATCAAGGAATTCGGCAGTCTGATCCCTGCCGCCGACCACCGTTTTCGCATGGACCGTATGTTCTATGCCGATCGGGTGAATTCCGCGCTGCGCGTCGCTGGCCTTGCCGGCGCCCAACAGTTTGCCGAGGCCTGGGCCGCGGCCGACAGAGGCGACAAGAATGCGCTGAAACAGCTGAAGGCGGTGCCGGCATCCCAGCGTTCGGCCGGCTATTTCTTCGCGCAGGCAGAATACCTGCGCAAACAGGAGGACTTTGCCGGCGCCGCCGCCGTCGTGATGAAGGCGCCGACGGACCGCGAGGCTCTGGTCGATCCGGACGCCTGGTGGGTCGAGCGCCGAGTGCTGTCGCGCGAATTGGTCGACCAGGGCGACATGAAGACGGCGTATAAAATTGTCGCCACGCATGCCACCGAAAGTGCCGCCAATGCAGCGGAGGCCGAGTTCCATGCCGGCTGGTACGCGTTGCGCGGCCTCAACGACCCCAAGCTCGCCGCAACGCATTTTTCGCGCATCGCCGATCTTGCCCAGGGGCCGATGACCCTGTCGCGTGCCTATTACTGGCTCGGCCGTGCCGCGGAAGTCGGCGGCCCCGGCAATGCCAAGGACTATTTTGGGCGCGCCGCCACTTACGGCACGACCTTTTACGGCCAGCTTGCCGCCGAACGTGTCGGCCGGCAGGCACTCAACATCGTCTATCCCACGCCCAGTGCCGCCGACCGGCAGAATTTTGCCGGCCGCGAAGCCGTCAGCGCCATCAAGCGGCTGCAGGAGGCAGGCTATGATCGCTATGCCGAAACGCTCTATCGCGACCTTGCCGGGCAGTTGACCAGCCCGGGCGAACTGGCGCTGCTCGCTGTCCTTGCCGAAAAGCAGGACAACCACTTCATGGCGTTGAAGGTCGGCAAGATCGCCGGGGCACGCGGCATCGATGTCGGCGCGCTGTCGCATCCGCTCGGCGTCATCCCTGATTCGGCCAATATTTCCGGCTCGGGCAAGGCACTGGCCTATGCAATCGCCCGGCAAGAGAGCGAGTTCAATGTCGGCGCCGTATCAAGTGCCGGCGCGCGCGGGCTGCTGCAGCTGATGCCGGGAACCGCCAAGCAATTGGCGAAGAAGGCCGGATTGCAGTTTTCGCAGGCACGCCTGACCACCGACGCCGGCTATAACGCGACACTCGGTTCAGCCTTCCTTGGCGAGCAGCTCGATCGCTTCAACGGCTCCTATGTGCTGACCTTCGCCGGCTACAATGCCGGCCCCAACCGGGCCAGCCAGTGGGTGGCGAAATACGGCGACCCACGCGGCAAGGACATCGATGCGGTGGTCGACTGGATCGAGCGGATTCCCTACACGGAAACAAGAAGTTACGTGCAGCGCGTGATGGAGAATTACGAGGTCTACAAGATGCGCATTTCCGGCAAATACGACATTGTCGGCGACCTGGTGAACGGGCGCAGCTGA